A region from the Panicum hallii strain FIL2 chromosome 1, PHallii_v3.1, whole genome shotgun sequence genome encodes:
- the LOC112872888 gene encoding UDP-glucuronate 4-epimerase 1-like, translating into MRVLEDDLFPSTPGKVKIERAGTMNRQLHRCFASTSTMFLWALFLVAMTASYLSFQSFVDTSSKYFAASWGGLHWERQIRASAAPRRPPGSADGAGMSVLVTGAAGFVGTHCSLALRKRGDGVVGIDNFNAYYDPSLKKARKALLSSHGVFVVEGDINDGRLLAKLFDVVPFTHVLHLAAQAGVRYAMENPASYVHSNIAGLVTLLEACKDADPQPAIVWASSSSVYGLNDKVPFSERDRTDQPASLYAATKKAGEEITHTYNHIYGLSITGLRFFTVYGPWGRPDMAYFSFTRNILQGKPITVYRGKDHVDLARDFTYIDDIVKGCLGSLDTAGKSTGTGGKKRGPAAYRIFNLGNTSPVTVPNLVSILEKHLRVKAKKNVVEMPGNGDVPFTHANISLAREQLGYKPTTNLDVGLKKFVKWYLSYYGYTRGSKNFRQ; encoded by the coding sequence ATGCGGGTGCTGGAGGACGACCTCTTCCCCTCCACCCCCGGGAAGGTCAAGATCGAGAGGGCGGGCACCATGAACCGGCAGCTGCACCGTTGCTTCGCGTCCACCAGCACCATGTTCCTGTGGGCGCTCTTCCTCGTCGCCATGACCGCGTCCTACCTCAGCTTCCAGTCCTTCGTCGACACCTCCTCCAAGTACTTCGCCGCCTCCTGGGGCGGGCTGCACTGGGAGCGGCAGATCCGCGCGTCCGCCGCGCCGAGGAGGCCGCCGGGGTCCGCGGACGGGGCGGGGATGTCGGTGCTGGTGACCGGCGCGGCCGGGTTCGTCGGCACGCACTGCTCGCTCGCGCTTCGCAAGCGCGGCGACGGCGTCGTCGGCATCGACAACTTCAACGCCTACTACGACCCCTCGCTCAAGAAGGCCCGCAAGGCGCTGCTCTCATCGCACGGGGTGTTCGTCGTCGAGGGCGACATCAACGACGGCCGCCTCCTCGCGAAGCTCTTCGACGTCGTGCCCTTCACGCACGTGCTCCACCTCGCCGCGCAGGCCGGCGTGCGCTACGCCATGGAGAACCCGGCGTCGTACGTGCACTCCAACATCGCCGGCCTCGTCACGCTCCTCGAGGCCTGCAAGGACGCCGACCCGCAGCCGGCCATCGTCTgggcgtcgtcgtcctccgTCTACGGCCTCAACGACAAGGTCCCCTTCTCGGAGCGCGACCGCACCGACCAGCCGGCGTCGCTCTACGCGGCGACCAAGAAGGCCGGCGAGGAGATCACCCACACGTACAACCACATCTACGGCCTCTCCATCACCGGGCTCCGCTTCTTCACCGTGTACGGGCCCTGGGGACGGCCGGACATGGCCTACTTCTCCTTCACCCGCAACATCCTGCAGGGGAAGCCCATCACGGTGTACCGCGGCAAGGACCACGTCGACCTGGCCCGTGACTTCACCTACATCGACGACATCGTCAAGGGCTGCCTCGGCTCCCTGGATACGGCCGGCAAGAGCACGGGCACCGGCGGCAAGAAGCGCGGGCCGGCGGCCTACAGGATCTTCAACCTGGGCAACACCTCGCCCGTGACGGTGCCCAACCTGGTGTCCATCCTGGAGAAGCACCTCCGcgtgaaggcgaagaagaacgtGGTCGAGATGCCCGGCAATGGCGACGTGCCCTTCACCCACGCCAACATCTCCCTCGCGAGGGAGCAGCTCGGGTACAAGCCGACCACCAACCTCGACGTTGGCCTGAAGAAGTTCGTCAAGTGGTACCTGTCCTACTACGGCTACACCAGGGGATCCAAGAACTTTCGGCAATAG